The Buteo buteo chromosome 23, bButBut1.hap1.1, whole genome shotgun sequence genome includes a window with the following:
- the ELF3 gene encoding ETS-related transcription factor Elf-3 isoform X2, which translates to MAGSCEISNIFSNYISAMYQPDEVQPTLDMLGHLGDDSTLGLSLPTSQPPAQSTDKPEWFSELPYFWTKVQVLEWISYHVEKNKYDASSIDFSCCNMDGHALCHCTRDQMRLIFGPLGDELYDRLHEITSDELNWIIDLLEKEDVTSQETFLDSSHLELGNPCANDSLEDMKPTNPFLSTDFTCLAGAMSPGSSDVSGPVMSHSPNSQDSGGSDLDLDPVEAKLFPDNGFAGSKKGDSKHGKRKRGRPRKLSKESRDCLESRKSKHSPRGTHLWEFIRDILIHPELNEGLMKWEDRREGVFKFLRSEAVAQLWGQKKKNSSMTYEKLSRAMRYYYKREILERVDGRRLVYKFGKNSSGWKEEEVLNRNKEL; encoded by the exons ATGGCGGGATCTTGTgagatcagcaacatcttctCTAACTACATCAGCGCTATGTACCAGCCGGACGAAGTGCAGCCAACCCTGGACATGCTGGGACACCTTGGGGATGACAGCACACTGGGGCTGAGCCTCCCCACTAGCCAGcccccagcacagagcacag ACAAGCCGGAGTGGTTCAGTGAGCTTCCGTACTTCTGGACCAAGGTGCAGGTGCTGGAGTGGATCAGCTACCATGTGGAGAAGAACAAGTACGATGCCAGCTCCATCGACTTCTCCTGCTGCAACATGGATGGGCACGCACTCTGCCACTGCACCAGGGACCAGATGCGCCTCATCTTTGGGCCCCTGGGGGACGAACTCTACGACCGCCTGCATGAGATCA caTCCGACGAACTGAACTGGATCATTGACTTGCTGGAAAAAGAGGATGTGACTTCCCAAGAGACCTTCCTGGACTCTAGCCACCTGG AGCTGGGAAATCCCTGTGCCAATGACTCCCTGGAGGACATGAAGCCCACAAACCCCTTCCTATCCACAGACTTCACCTGCTTGGCTGGTGCCATGTCCCCAGGCAGCTCTGATGTCTCAG GGCCTGTGATGTCTCACAGCCCCAACTCCCAGGACTCCGGTGGAAGTGACCTTGACCTCGACCCTGTGGAAGCAAAGCTCTTCCCTGACA ATGGCTTTGCAGGGAGCAAGAAAGGGGACAGCAAACATGGCAAGCGGAAACGGGGACGGCCCCGAAAACTCAGCAAGGAGAGCAGAGACTGCTTGGAGAGCCGGAAGAGCAAGCACT CCCCAAGAGGTACCCACCTGTGGGAATTCATCCGGGACATCCTGATCCACCCAGAGCTGAATGAGGGGCTGATGAAGTGGGAGGACCGGCGGGAGGGCGTCTTCAAGTTCCTGCGCTCGGAGGCAGTGGCTCAGCTCTGGggccagaagaagaaaaacagcagcatgaCCTACGAGAAGCTGAGCCGAGCCATGCG GTATTACTACAAACGAGAGATCCTGGAGAGAGTCGATGGGCGACGGCTGGTATACAAGTTTGGGAAGAACTCCAgtggctggaaggaggaggaggtgctcaaCAGGAACAAGGAGCTGTAG
- the ELF3 gene encoding ETS-related transcription factor Elf-3 isoform X1 — translation MAGSCEISNIFSNYISAMYQPDEVQPTLDMLGHLGDDSTLGLSLPTSQPPAQSTDKPEWFSELPYFWTKVQVLEWISYHVEKNKYDASSIDFSCCNMDGHALCHCTRDQMRLIFGPLGDELYDRLHEITSDELNWIIDLLEKEDVTSQETFLDSSHLELGNPCANDSLEDMKPTNPFLSTDFTCLAGAMSPGSSDVSGPVMSHSPNSQDSGGSDLDLDPVEAKLFPDNGFAGSKKGDSKHGKRKRGRPRKLSKESRDCLESRKSKHSCSRLPAPRGTHLWEFIRDILIHPELNEGLMKWEDRREGVFKFLRSEAVAQLWGQKKKNSSMTYEKLSRAMRYYYKREILERVDGRRLVYKFGKNSSGWKEEEVLNRNKEL, via the exons ATGGCGGGATCTTGTgagatcagcaacatcttctCTAACTACATCAGCGCTATGTACCAGCCGGACGAAGTGCAGCCAACCCTGGACATGCTGGGACACCTTGGGGATGACAGCACACTGGGGCTGAGCCTCCCCACTAGCCAGcccccagcacagagcacag ACAAGCCGGAGTGGTTCAGTGAGCTTCCGTACTTCTGGACCAAGGTGCAGGTGCTGGAGTGGATCAGCTACCATGTGGAGAAGAACAAGTACGATGCCAGCTCCATCGACTTCTCCTGCTGCAACATGGATGGGCACGCACTCTGCCACTGCACCAGGGACCAGATGCGCCTCATCTTTGGGCCCCTGGGGGACGAACTCTACGACCGCCTGCATGAGATCA caTCCGACGAACTGAACTGGATCATTGACTTGCTGGAAAAAGAGGATGTGACTTCCCAAGAGACCTTCCTGGACTCTAGCCACCTGG AGCTGGGAAATCCCTGTGCCAATGACTCCCTGGAGGACATGAAGCCCACAAACCCCTTCCTATCCACAGACTTCACCTGCTTGGCTGGTGCCATGTCCCCAGGCAGCTCTGATGTCTCAG GGCCTGTGATGTCTCACAGCCCCAACTCCCAGGACTCCGGTGGAAGTGACCTTGACCTCGACCCTGTGGAAGCAAAGCTCTTCCCTGACA ATGGCTTTGCAGGGAGCAAGAAAGGGGACAGCAAACATGGCAAGCGGAAACGGGGACGGCCCCGAAAACTCAGCAAGGAGAGCAGAGACTGCTTGGAGAGCCGGAAGAGCAAGCACT CTTGCTCTCGTCTTCCAGCCCCAAGAGGTACCCACCTGTGGGAATTCATCCGGGACATCCTGATCCACCCAGAGCTGAATGAGGGGCTGATGAAGTGGGAGGACCGGCGGGAGGGCGTCTTCAAGTTCCTGCGCTCGGAGGCAGTGGCTCAGCTCTGGggccagaagaagaaaaacagcagcatgaCCTACGAGAAGCTGAGCCGAGCCATGCG GTATTACTACAAACGAGAGATCCTGGAGAGAGTCGATGGGCGACGGCTGGTATACAAGTTTGGGAAGAACTCCAgtggctggaaggaggaggaggtgctcaaCAGGAACAAGGAGCTGTAG